A single Primulina eburnea isolate SZY01 chromosome 11, ASM2296580v1, whole genome shotgun sequence DNA region contains:
- the LOC140804567 gene encoding NAC domain-containing protein JA2L-like — protein sequence MVFPRPDTVSQLNLPPGFRFFPTDEELLVQYLCRKVSGHHFPLQIIGEIDLYKFDPWDLPCKAMFGEKEWYFFSPRDRKYPNGSRPNRVAGSGYWKATGTDKIITAEGRKVGIKKSLVFYKGKAPKGSKTDWIMHEYRISEPSTKHGSSKLDDWVLCRIYEKNSSKRSLDTSEVESREYSHGSSPSSSSQYDGILESLEQIDDRFASLPRMDSLKLNLQNLGSGNFDWATLAGLNPLPELMRAQQHQGNRKF from the exons atgGTTTTTCCACGACCTGATACAGTCTCGCAGCTGAATTTGCCACCTGGGTTTCGTTTCTTCCCCACAGACGAGGAGCTCTTGGTGCAGTACCTCTGCAGGAAAGTTTCAGGCCACCATTTCCCCTTGCAGATCATCGGAGAGATCGATTTGTACAAATTCGATCCATGGGATCTTCCCT GCAAGGCCATGTTTGGAGAAAAGGAATGGTATTTCTTCAGCCCAAGAGACAGAAAGTACCCCAACGGTTCCAGGCCTAACAGGGTCGCCGGATCTGGATACTGGAAAGCCACCGGAACTGATAAGATCATCACCGCAGAAGGAAGAAAAGTCGGTATCAAGAAGTCCCTTGTTTTCTACAAAGGGAAAGCGCCGAAAGGATCGAAAACCGATTGGATTATGCATGAATATCGGATCTCTGAACCTTCAACAAAGCATGGCAGCTCAAAG TTGGATGATTGGGTGCTTTGCCGAATTTACGAGAAGAATTCAAGCAAACGTAGCCTCGACACTTCTGAAGTTGAGAGCCGAGAGTACAGCCACGGTTCTTCCCCGTCTTCCTCGTCTCAGTACGACGGCATTTTGGAGTCCTTGGAACAGATTGACGACCGCTTCGCCAGTTTACCGAGAATGGATTCTCTGAAGCTGAATCTTCAGAATTTGGGCTCCGGAAATTTCGATTGGGCCACATTAGCTGGGCTTAACCCCTTACCCGAACTTATGCGAGCCCAACAGCACCAGGGGAatagaaaattttga